In the bacterium genome, one interval contains:
- a CDS encoding molybdenum cofactor biosynthesis protein MoaB codes for MASEHHHQSDVRNIACGILTISDTRTEADDLSGKRIRALLEKEDHRVGLYRIVRDEPEQIVALLTGAPAEIEVMICHGGTGIARRDTTYEAIRGLLDKEITGFGELFRMLSWEQVGSAAMLSRATAGIAGQRAIFSLPGSSRAVELAMTKLILPELGHIVGLLR; via the coding sequence ATGGCGTCGGAACACCATCACCAGAGCGACGTGCGGAACATCGCCTGCGGCATCCTCACCATCTCCGACACCCGCACCGAGGCGGACGACCTGAGCGGCAAGCGCATCCGCGCCCTGCTCGAGAAGGAGGACCATCGCGTCGGCCTCTACCGCATCGTCAGGGACGAGCCGGAGCAGATCGTCGCCCTGCTCACCGGCGCGCCGGCCGAGATCGAGGTCATGATCTGCCACGGCGGCACCGGCATCGCCCGCCGCGATACCACCTACGAGGCGATCCGCGGCCTGCTCGACAAGGAGATCACCGGCTTCGGCGAGCTCTTCCGCATGTTGAGCTGGGAGCAGGTGGGCTCGGCGGCGATGCTGAGCCGCGCCACCGCCGGCATCGCCGGCCAGCGCGCCATCTTCTCGCTGCCGGGATCGAGCCGCGCCGTCGAGCTGGCGATGACCAAGCTCATCCTTCCCGAGCTCGGCCACATCGTCGGCCTGCTGCGCTGA
- a CDS encoding sigma 54-interacting transcriptional regulator, with the protein MAAAPLDDAALQAILAGTAGETGEAFFAELVRHLAQALGTTCAWVTEWLPEARRLRALAFWVGGEFKDDYEYAVANTPCGTVMDNRRLVHIPERLIELYSDDPDLRPLGAVSYLGVPLVDTDERILGHLAVMHDAPMPADPRALAVFGIFAGRAAAELRRVRRDRELREREQRLSRLIDSARDAIIEVDTALAVVGMNPAAEQVFRCRAAALLGAPIDGLLAPPSRPTLQRLARELARQPSDQQSLWIPDALTAQRADGEPFPAEATLSRFELDGRAYFTVILRDVNERVAAEARIRALASETATLREEIAALLGDDELIGDSPALRAALADLRRVAGGDTTVLITGETGTGKELVARAIHRLSPRAAQPLVKVNCAAIASTLQESELFGHEKGAFTGATQRREGRFALADGGTIFLDEVGEMPLDLQAKLLRVLQEGELDPVGSSRTVRVDVRVIAATNRSLDDMVRAGTFRQDLLYRLNVFPLHVPPLRQRGDDVVRLAEAFAAELARRRGGAPLLLRAADRDRLRRYEWPGNVRELRNVIERAVITSEDGRHLNLARALPEAAPVAPSAAAEDRILTADELRALERENISRALAAAGGKIAGAGGAAERLGLNPNTLSSRMKSLGIARRD; encoded by the coding sequence ATGGCCGCCGCGCCGCTCGACGACGCCGCCCTGCAGGCGATCCTCGCCGGCACCGCCGGGGAGACCGGCGAGGCGTTCTTCGCCGAGCTGGTGCGCCACCTGGCGCAGGCGCTGGGGACGACGTGCGCGTGGGTGACCGAATGGCTGCCCGAGGCGCGGCGGCTGCGCGCCCTCGCCTTCTGGGTCGGCGGCGAATTCAAGGACGACTACGAGTACGCGGTCGCCAACACCCCCTGCGGCACGGTGATGGACAACCGCCGCCTGGTGCACATTCCCGAGCGCCTGATCGAGCTCTACAGCGACGATCCCGATCTGCGGCCGCTCGGCGCCGTCAGCTACCTCGGCGTGCCGCTGGTGGACACCGACGAGCGCATCCTCGGCCACCTGGCGGTCATGCACGACGCGCCGATGCCCGCCGACCCGCGGGCGCTCGCCGTCTTCGGCATCTTCGCCGGGCGCGCCGCGGCCGAGCTGCGCCGGGTGCGCCGCGACCGCGAGCTGCGCGAGCGCGAGCAGCGCCTGTCGCGGCTGATCGACAGCGCGCGCGATGCCATCATCGAGGTCGACACCGCGCTCGCGGTCGTCGGCATGAACCCCGCCGCCGAACAGGTCTTCCGCTGCCGCGCCGCGGCGCTGCTCGGCGCGCCCATCGACGGCCTGCTGGCGCCGCCGTCCCGCCCCACCCTGCAGCGCCTGGCCCGGGAGCTGGCGCGGCAGCCGAGCGATCAGCAATCGCTGTGGATTCCGGACGCGTTGACCGCGCAGCGGGCCGACGGCGAGCCCTTCCCGGCCGAGGCGACGCTGTCGCGCTTCGAGCTCGACGGCCGCGCCTACTTCACGGTCATCCTGCGCGACGTGAACGAGCGCGTCGCCGCCGAGGCCCGCATCCGCGCCCTCGCCAGCGAGACCGCGACGCTGCGCGAGGAGATCGCGGCGCTGCTCGGCGACGACGAGCTGATCGGCGACAGCCCGGCGCTGCGCGCCGCGCTCGCCGACCTGCGGCGCGTCGCCGGCGGCGATACCACGGTGCTGATCACCGGCGAGACCGGCACCGGCAAGGAGCTGGTGGCGCGCGCCATCCACCGCCTCAGCCCGCGCGCCGCCCAGCCGCTGGTCAAGGTCAACTGCGCCGCCATCGCCAGCACGCTGCAGGAGAGCGAGCTCTTCGGCCACGAGAAGGGCGCCTTCACCGGCGCCACCCAGCGCCGCGAGGGCCGCTTCGCGCTCGCCGACGGCGGCACCATCTTCCTCGACGAGGTCGGCGAGATGCCGCTCGACCTGCAGGCCAAGCTGCTGCGCGTCCTGCAGGAGGGCGAGCTCGATCCCGTCGGCAGCAGCCGCACGGTGCGCGTCGACGTGCGGGTCATCGCCGCCACCAACCGCTCGCTCGACGACATGGTGCGGGCCGGCACCTTCCGCCAGGATCTCCTCTACCGGCTGAACGTCTTCCCGCTGCACGTGCCGCCGCTGCGGCAACGCGGCGACGACGTCGTCCGCCTCGCCGAGGCGTTCGCCGCCGAGCTGGCGCGCCGCCGCGGCGGGGCGCCGCTGCTGCTGCGCGCCGCGGATCGCGACCGCCTGCGCCGCTACGAATGGCCCGGCAACGTGCGCGAGCTGCGCAACGTCATCGAGCGCGCGGTGATCACGTCGGAGGACGGCCGCCACCTCAACCTGGCGCGCGCCCTGCCGGAGGCCGCGCCGGTCGCCCCGTCGGCCGCCGCCGAGGACCGGATCCTCACCGCCGACGAGCTGCGGGCCCTGGAACGCGAGAACATCAGCCGCGCGCTCGCCGCCGCCGGCGGCAAGATCGCCGGCGCCGGCGGCGCCGCCGAGCGCCTGGGCCTCAACCCCAACACGCTTTCCTCGCGCATGAAGTCGCTCGGCATCGCCCGCCGCGACTGA
- a CDS encoding OsmC family protein, translating to MTLNGLDTAQMTDTIAAIKRQPSLARFQFRARNRWIDGGENHSTIRDFYGAGGEDTSRSSSFEFVNGEPPVLLGHNEGANPVEFLLHALAGCVTTTLVLHAAARGIRITALSTALEGEIDLQGLLGLDASVSPGYEQIRIAMQVEADCDAAQLDELIAVAQRHSPVCNTVCRPVPVVITRA from the coding sequence ATGACGCTCAACGGCCTCGACACGGCGCAGATGACCGACACCATCGCCGCCATCAAGCGCCAGCCGAGCCTGGCGCGCTTCCAGTTCCGGGCGCGCAACCGCTGGATCGACGGCGGCGAGAACCACTCGACGATCCGCGACTTCTACGGCGCCGGCGGCGAGGACACCTCGCGCAGCAGCAGCTTCGAATTCGTCAACGGCGAGCCGCCGGTGCTGCTCGGACACAACGAGGGCGCCAACCCGGTGGAGTTCCTGCTGCACGCGCTCGCCGGCTGCGTCACCACCACGCTGGTGCTGCACGCCGCGGCGCGCGGCATCCGCATCACCGCGCTGTCCACCGCGCTCGAGGGGGAGATCGACCTGCAGGGCCTGCTCGGCCTCGACGCGTCCGTGTCGCCCGGCTACGAACAGATCCGCATCGCGATGCAGGTGGAAGCCGACTGCGACGCGGCGCAACTCGACGAGCTGATCGCCGTCGCCCAGCGGCACTCGCCGGTGTGCAACACCGTCTGCCGGCCGGTGCCGGTGGTGATCACGCGCGCGTGA
- a CDS encoding NADPH:quinone oxidoreductase family protein has product MQAMLVEHWGEPRDMAWRELPDPRPGPGQVAIEVKAIGCNFFDILIAQGKYQVKPPLPFSPGGEVAGIVRAVGDGVSGLAVGDRVFAMLGYGGFATMCLAPAAGTVRMPDSMSYEHGAAFGVVYQTSYFGLVYRAALQPGETLLVHAAAGGVGLAAVQIGAALGARVLATAGSPAKLAIARQHGAEAAYDYSTPDWVEQVKAATGGRGADVIYDPVGGDIVDLSLKCIAFGGRFLVIGFASGTIPSVQLNRVLLKNIAIVGLHWGAYRQHDPDKIPLAMRELFALYERGLVTPLVSSQYPLTRAADALEEIASRRSVGKVLLIP; this is encoded by the coding sequence ATGCAGGCGATGCTGGTGGAGCACTGGGGCGAGCCCCGGGACATGGCGTGGCGCGAGCTGCCCGACCCGCGGCCCGGCCCGGGGCAGGTGGCGATCGAGGTCAAGGCGATCGGCTGCAACTTCTTCGACATCCTGATCGCGCAGGGGAAGTACCAGGTGAAGCCGCCGCTGCCGTTCTCGCCCGGCGGCGAGGTGGCGGGCATCGTCCGCGCCGTCGGCGACGGCGTCAGCGGGCTCGCGGTCGGTGATCGCGTCTTCGCCATGCTCGGCTACGGCGGCTTCGCGACCATGTGCCTGGCGCCGGCCGCGGGCACGGTGCGGATGCCGGACTCGATGTCCTACGAGCACGGCGCCGCCTTCGGCGTCGTCTACCAGACGTCGTACTTCGGCCTCGTCTACCGCGCCGCCCTGCAGCCGGGCGAGACGTTGCTGGTGCACGCCGCGGCGGGCGGCGTCGGCCTCGCGGCGGTGCAGATCGGCGCCGCGCTCGGGGCGCGCGTCCTGGCGACCGCCGGCTCGCCGGCCAAGCTCGCCATCGCCCGCCAGCACGGCGCCGAGGCGGCGTACGACTACTCGACGCCGGACTGGGTCGAGCAGGTGAAGGCAGCGACCGGCGGCCGCGGCGCCGACGTGATCTACGATCCGGTGGGCGGCGACATCGTCGACCTGTCGCTCAAGTGCATCGCCTTCGGCGGCCGCTTCCTGGTCATCGGTTTCGCCTCCGGCACCATCCCGAGCGTGCAGCTCAACCGCGTCCTGCTGAAGAACATCGCGATCGTCGGCCTGCACTGGGGCGCCTACCGGCAACACGACCCCGACAAGATTCCGCTGGCGATGCGCGAGCTGTTCGCGCTCTACGAGCGCGGCCTGGTGACGCCGCTGGTCTCGTCGCAGTATCCGCTCACCCGCGCCGCCGACGCGCTGGAGGAAATCGCCTCGCGCCGCAGCGTCGGCAAGGTGTTGCTGATTCCGTAG
- a CDS encoding SDR family oxidoreductase, protein MKLIEGKVAIVTGSGRGIGRAVAELFAQHGARVVVNDLNADVAEEAAEAIRKTGAEAVAAPGSVTDPAFPNQLIKSTVDRFKALDIIVNNAGYTYDGVIHKMSDEQWYAMIDCHLTGPFRILRAASLYWRDWAKQEQAAGQRVIRRVVNTSSTSGVAGNAGQVNYSAGKMGIVGVTKTLAKEWGRLNIHVNAVAYGFIETRLTAAKDRSQKESVDGHAVEMGIPEQMRQLAMQMVPLGRAGTPEEAAGPVLFLASPLADYVTGHVVLVTGGSYM, encoded by the coding sequence ATGAAGCTGATCGAAGGCAAAGTGGCGATCGTCACCGGGTCGGGGCGCGGCATCGGGCGCGCGGTGGCCGAATTGTTCGCGCAGCACGGCGCGCGGGTGGTGGTGAACGACCTCAACGCCGATGTCGCCGAGGAGGCGGCGGAGGCGATCCGCAAGACCGGCGCCGAGGCGGTGGCGGCCCCGGGATCGGTCACCGACCCGGCGTTTCCGAACCAACTGATCAAGTCGACGGTCGACCGCTTCAAGGCGCTCGACATCATCGTCAACAACGCCGGCTACACCTACGACGGCGTCATCCACAAGATGAGCGACGAGCAGTGGTACGCGATGATCGACTGCCACCTCACCGGCCCGTTCCGCATCCTGCGCGCCGCCTCGCTCTACTGGCGCGACTGGGCGAAGCAGGAACAGGCGGCGGGCCAACGGGTGATCCGCCGCGTCGTCAACACCTCGTCGACCTCGGGCGTCGCCGGCAACGCCGGCCAGGTGAACTACTCGGCCGGCAAGATGGGCATCGTCGGCGTCACCAAGACGCTGGCCAAGGAGTGGGGACGGCTGAACATCCACGTCAACGCCGTCGCCTACGGCTTCATCGAGACCCGCCTCACCGCCGCCAAGGACAGGTCCCAGAAGGAGAGCGTCGACGGGCACGCGGTCGAAATGGGCATCCCCGAGCAGATGCGGCAGCTCGCCATGCAGATGGTCCCGCTCGGACGCGCCGGCACGCCCGAGGAGGCCGCCGGTCCGGTGCTGTTCCTCGCCTCGCCGCTGGCCGACTACGTCACCGGCCACGTCGTGCTGGTCACCGGCGGCTCGTACATGTGA
- the nth gene encoding endonuclease III: MSPPRGRTPRPAKRTATSRPTARRRPAAAPIDQVIARLEAAYPDAKLALDFSSPLELLIALILAAQCTDAKVNEVTPALFRAFPTAAALAAVAQEELERWIRPTGFYRQKARAVRACCQALVDRFGGSVPRDLDDLLTLPGVGRKTANILRGNAFGIPGIGVDTHVGRLSQRLGLTRHTDPDRIESDLSKVVPATHQIRFCHLLQFHGRRVCFARKPDCSACVLIDICPFPDKTPPKAAKEPPRRSRWV, encoded by the coding sequence ATGAGCCCGCCCCGCGGCCGCACCCCACGCCCGGCGAAACGGACGGCGACCAGCCGACCGACCGCCCGCCGCCGACCCGCCGCCGCCCCGATCGACCAGGTGATCGCGCGACTCGAAGCGGCGTACCCGGACGCCAAGCTGGCCCTCGACTTCAGCTCGCCGCTCGAGCTGCTGATCGCTCTCATCCTCGCCGCCCAGTGCACCGACGCCAAGGTCAACGAGGTCACCCCGGCGCTCTTCCGCGCCTTCCCCACCGCCGCCGCCCTCGCCGCCGTCGCGCAGGAAGAGCTCGAGCGCTGGATCCGTCCGACCGGCTTCTATCGCCAGAAGGCACGCGCCGTCCGCGCCTGCTGCCAGGCGCTGGTCGACCGCTTCGGCGGCAGCGTGCCGCGCGACCTCGACGATCTCCTCACCCTGCCCGGCGTCGGCCGCAAGACGGCGAACATCCTCCGCGGCAACGCCTTCGGGATCCCCGGGATCGGCGTCGACACCCACGTCGGCCGACTCAGCCAACGCCTGGGCCTGACCCGCCACACCGACCCCGACCGCATCGAGAGCGATCTGTCCAAGGTGGTCCCCGCCACGCACCAGATCCGCTTCTGCCACCTCCTCCAGTTCCACGGCCGTCGGGTCTGCTTCGCCCGTAAGCCAGACTGCTCGGCCTGCGTTCTCATCGATATCTGCCCGTTTCCAGACAAGACGCCTCCGAAAGCTGCGAAAGAACCCCCGCGCCGCTCGCGCTGGGTGTAA
- a CDS encoding DUF1329 domain-containing protein, with translation MQAPPRRGAPLALAIASTLAVLTGAVVAAAAAEDATRISAANAKAFAALLPESVYARVAAGQYELPLVAVDPARFRANYSDRFWQASQANRGRFGIDAETGGLTDAATGRIPTRFFGLPFPDIDPADPQAGAKIVHNYRARRMQMDGDFHTFDLSDVELDGEVRRTVRILLSQAYYVGTSAEPPASLPDNTESRQLAAALAPKDLEGVGVLTWRINDWTTWDQVWAYLPTIRRVRRVRSSTRGDSIPGFEVQGDDADCYDNKTSYFTWKLVRADEVIGPLGSDTPYARPLTDEPPSRRAMSLPYNPAVYEKPGARGAGWFTLDNVYVRRPVWIVEGTPRDPYYEAGRIVLYVDRDLYHGYYKLSYNKAGELYRTNFCGTAWGRSADGGFAAPTALLMLGVNEKENRGTPAGRFTRETYDRAFAPGWFTATHLDELSATADGTPGPAR, from the coding sequence ATGCAGGCTCCTCCGCGGCGCGGCGCGCCGCTCGCGCTCGCGATCGCGAGCACGCTCGCCGTCCTGACGGGCGCGGTGGTGGCCGCGGCCGCGGCAGAGGACGCGACGCGCATCAGCGCGGCGAACGCGAAGGCGTTCGCGGCGCTGCTGCCCGAGTCGGTGTACGCGCGCGTCGCCGCCGGCCAGTACGAGCTGCCGCTGGTGGCGGTCGACCCGGCACGCTTCCGCGCCAACTACAGCGATCGCTTCTGGCAGGCGTCGCAGGCGAACCGCGGCAGGTTCGGCATCGATGCCGAGACCGGCGGCCTCACCGACGCCGCGACCGGCCGGATCCCGACCCGCTTCTTCGGCCTGCCGTTTCCCGACATCGACCCCGCCGATCCGCAGGCCGGCGCCAAGATCGTCCACAACTACCGCGCCCGGCGCATGCAGATGGACGGCGACTTCCACACCTTCGACCTGAGCGACGTCGAGCTCGACGGCGAGGTGCGGCGCACGGTGCGCATCCTGCTGTCGCAGGCCTACTACGTCGGCACCAGCGCCGAGCCGCCGGCGTCGCTGCCCGACAACACCGAATCGCGCCAACTCGCCGCGGCGCTGGCGCCGAAGGACCTCGAGGGCGTCGGCGTCCTCACCTGGCGCATCAACGACTGGACGACCTGGGACCAGGTGTGGGCCTACCTGCCGACCATCCGCCGCGTCCGCCGCGTCCGCAGCTCGACGCGCGGCGACAGCATTCCCGGCTTCGAGGTCCAGGGCGACGACGCCGACTGCTACGACAACAAGACCAGCTACTTCACCTGGAAGCTGGTGCGCGCCGACGAGGTGATCGGACCGCTCGGCAGCGACACGCCCTACGCCCGACCGCTGACCGACGAGCCGCCGAGCCGTCGCGCCATGAGCCTGCCCTACAACCCCGCCGTCTACGAGAAGCCCGGGGCGCGCGGCGCCGGCTGGTTCACGCTCGACAACGTGTACGTCAGGCGGCCGGTGTGGATCGTCGAGGGCACCCCGCGCGATCCGTACTACGAGGCCGGGCGCATCGTCCTCTACGTCGACCGCGACCTCTACCACGGCTACTACAAGCTCTCGTACAACAAGGCGGGCGAGCTCTACCGCACCAACTTCTGCGGCACCGCCTGGGGGCGCAGCGCCGACGGCGGCTTCGCCGCGCCGACCGCCCTGCTCATGCTCGGCGTCAACGAGAAGGAGAACCGCGGCACGCCGGCCGGCCGCTTCACCAGGGAGACCTACGATCGCGCCTTCGCGCCCGGCTGGTTCACCGCGACGCATCTCGACGAGCTGTCGGCCACCGCGGACGGCACGCCGGGCCCCGCCCGGTAG